One window of the Cryptomeria japonica chromosome 7, Sugi_1.0, whole genome shotgun sequence genome contains the following:
- the LOC131856942 gene encoding uncharacterized protein LOC131856942, with protein MEISKGLGENIAGPLLQLGPPAMPNQIQEISQALAHQTPIMNPIPQLVYQPQQPTNQLVLHPGPPISQIPPKQPVYLVNIVVSSRTQEEKDEMRELTNQMKKLSSEVTYLRNQNNQLQNNQRNQQQEAALSHWCRLHNTNQHSELQCDEFQVAANIFQREVENTVSQPALPPTGFEIVPSPRYDTALVLETYIPPFFFPNQDENEVADPNQPADVNAFQQYQRGNQGYYNNNNQNSNNGPYTTSTPKDIQVPPDQNANNNPSYPKAPQ; from the exons ATGGAGATCAGTAAAGGATTAGGAGAAAATATTGCAGGACCATTGCTGCAATTGGGACCTCCCGCAATGCCTAATCAAATTCAAGAAATCAGTCAAGCCTTGGCTCACCAAACGCCTATCATGAACCCGATCCCACAATTGGTATATCAGCCCCAACAACCTACAAATCAGTTGGTGCTTCATCCCGGACCACCTATATCTCAAATCCCTCCTAAACAACCCGTATATCTGGTAAATATTGTAGTATCTTCTAGAACtcaggaggagaaagatgaaatgCGGGAGTTGACTAATCAAATGAAGAAGCTTTCCTCTGAAGTTACTTATCTGCGAAATCAGAATAATCAATTGCAGAATAACCAGAGGAATCAGCAACAAG AGGCAGCTCTATCCCATTGGTGCAGGTTACATAATACCAACCAACACTCAGAGCTGCAATGTGACGAATTTCAGGTGGCAGCTAATATATTCCAACGAGAGGTTGAGAACACAGTATCTCAACCAGCACTTCCTCCCACCGGATTTGAGATAGTTCCATCACCAAGGTATGATACAGCACTTGTCCTAGAAACCTATATTCCCCCCTTTTTCTTCCCTAATCAGGACGAAAATGAGGTGGCAGACCCAAACCAGCCCGCAGATGTAAATGCTTTTCAGCAGTACCAACGCGGCAACCAAGGGTATTACAACAATAATAACCAGAACAGCAATAATGGCCCCTATACTACTTCCACGCCAAAGGATATTCAAGTTCCCCCAGATCAGAATGCCAATAATAACCCAAGTTATCCCAAGGCACCACAGTAG